One Alkalinema sp. FACHB-956 DNA window includes the following coding sequences:
- a CDS encoding D-alanyl-D-alanine carboxypeptidase, which yields MLKFLLPGLQTSFLLFLLPFLGDSKPLTLKAMDVPKAVGVEMLQDAPWIVLPDADAGAEEIVRRYLNGLTSQGLNVQEQGVWLQAGPSLLVNHQGSTPLSAASLTKVATSLAALSTWGPDHQFETLVGSTGPVQNGVLQGDLVIQGGGDPMLVWEEAIAIGNALNQLGIRQVTGNLVITGNFGMNFELDAMKSGTLFKQAINSKAWQEAIQAQYAQMKPQPAKPQVAIAGTVLYSPQLPASQPLLRRKSLPLRYLIKNINVYSNNAMSEGLSRLMGGAQATAQRAAAAAGISPDEILLENGSGLGTPNRLTPHGVTALFTTLARYAKTYNLTISDLFPISGTDIGTLIDRSIPQNSVVKTGTLNEVSALSGVLPTRDRGLVWFTIINRGTNIEALRNQQDVLLQQLQAYWGKPTQRSASLQPSPIPNASVAKLGSRDRTELLSGG from the coding sequence ATGCTGAAATTTCTGCTTCCTGGCCTCCAGACAAGCTTTCTGTTATTTCTCCTGCCGTTTTTAGGGGACTCTAAACCCTTAACCCTCAAGGCAATGGATGTCCCCAAGGCTGTGGGCGTGGAGATGTTGCAGGATGCACCCTGGATCGTGCTACCCGACGCCGATGCGGGGGCTGAAGAAATTGTGCGGCGGTACCTCAACGGTTTGACTAGCCAAGGGCTAAACGTCCAGGAGCAGGGAGTGTGGTTACAGGCTGGGCCATCGCTGCTGGTCAACCACCAAGGCTCCACCCCTCTCTCGGCAGCCTCCCTGACCAAAGTGGCCACATCCCTTGCTGCCCTATCGACCTGGGGGCCGGATCATCAGTTTGAAACGCTCGTGGGTAGCACTGGCCCCGTGCAAAATGGGGTCCTCCAAGGTGATCTAGTTATCCAAGGGGGGGGCGATCCGATGCTGGTGTGGGAAGAGGCGATCGCGATCGGGAACGCCCTCAACCAATTGGGCATTCGCCAAGTCACAGGCAATCTGGTGATCACGGGCAACTTTGGCATGAACTTCGAACTGGATGCCATGAAATCCGGCACATTATTCAAACAAGCGATCAACAGCAAGGCTTGGCAAGAGGCCATTCAAGCCCAGTACGCCCAGATGAAACCCCAGCCCGCCAAGCCCCAGGTTGCGATCGCGGGCACCGTGCTTTACAGTCCCCAACTTCCCGCCAGTCAACCGTTGCTTCGGCGCAAATCTCTGCCCCTGCGTTATCTGATTAAAAATATCAATGTCTACAGCAATAACGCCATGTCTGAAGGGTTGTCTCGCTTGATGGGAGGGGCACAGGCCACGGCGCAACGGGCAGCAGCAGCAGCGGGAATCAGTCCAGACGAAATCCTGCTGGAAAATGGGTCGGGCCTAGGCACCCCCAATCGGTTAACCCCCCACGGCGTCACAGCGTTGTTTACGACCTTAGCCCGCTACGCCAAGACTTACAACTTAACAATTTCCGATCTCTTTCCCATTTCTGGCACCGACATTGGCACCTTAATCGATCGCTCCATTCCCCAAAATTCCGTGGTCAAAACCGGAACCCTGAATGAAGTTAGCGCCCTGTCCGGGGTTCTGCCGACCCGCGATCGGGGCTTGGTCTGGTTCACGATTATCAACCGGGGAACCAATATTGAAGCCCTGCGTAACCAGCAAGATGTTCTACTGCAACAACTGCAAGCCTACTGGGGCAAGCCCACCCAGCGATCGGCGAGCCTGCAACCCAGCCCCATCCCGAATGCTTCCGTAGCGAAATTAGGCAGCCGCGATCGGACAGAGCTATTGTCCGGGGGCTGA
- a CDS encoding pentapeptide repeat-containing protein encodes MNVTDLITCYLRGERDFLQLNLQEAELTNLNLQGANFSRSDLRQARLGKTDLTQAWFQSADLSEAILWGANLTGANLQGAILREADLSGANFVNACLDGANLCKATLNGAVLSHASLVNAILYDADLQSSTAHPTDFQNANLQGADLSYATLHGVLFCNADLAGAKFCRANMHRTVGRDLPAVDLTGANLTGADLSYADLRRATLRNANLQNADLTGTILKDADLQGAIMPDGTIAP; translated from the coding sequence ATGAACGTAACCGATCTGATTACCTGTTATCTCCGTGGAGAACGAGACTTTTTGCAACTCAATTTGCAAGAGGCCGAGTTAACAAATTTAAACCTCCAAGGGGCAAATTTCAGTCGATCGGACTTGCGTCAAGCGCGGCTGGGCAAAACCGACTTAACCCAAGCCTGGTTCCAGTCCGCAGATTTAAGTGAAGCCATTTTGTGGGGAGCGAATTTAACTGGCGCAAATTTACAAGGGGCGATTCTGCGAGAAGCGGATCTGAGTGGGGCAAATTTCGTCAATGCTTGTTTGGATGGGGCCAATCTCTGCAAAGCGACCCTGAATGGTGCAGTGTTGAGCCATGCCAGTTTAGTGAACGCAATCCTCTACGATGCTGACTTGCAATCCAGTACCGCCCATCCTACGGATTTTCAAAACGCCAATTTGCAAGGGGCCGATCTGAGCTATGCCACGTTGCACGGGGTGTTATTCTGCAATGCGGATCTTGCAGGGGCTAAGTTTTGCCGCGCTAATATGCATCGCACCGTCGGACGGGATTTACCAGCGGTAGATTTGACCGGAGCCAATTTAACCGGAGCCGACCTCAGCTATGCTGACCTCAGACGAGCCACCTTACGCAACGCCAATTTGCAAAACGCAGATTTAACGGGCACGATTTTGAAGGATGCTGACTTGCAGGGCGCAATCATGCCCGATGGGACGATCGCGCCCTAG
- a CDS encoding FAD-dependent oxidoreductase, translating to MNSAQNPSSTPGAAGKHHQIVIVGGGAAGITVAAQLLKQSRSLDVAIIEPSAKHDYQPGWTLVGGGVAPLSDFVRDEKAVIPPGAKWLQTAVASFDPAQNTLTTIDGQQIHYDYLVVCPGIQINWHLIKGLKEALGKGGVTSNYSKEFVPYTWETIQNFKGGNAIFTHPATPIKCGGAPQKIMYMADDAFKNRGLGSKTNVTFCIAGPKMFPIAPYSATLDQVVARRGITPKFLHNLKEIKADTKEAVFDVTSADGVQEVTLPYDMIHVTPPMSPPDFIKQSPLANEAGWVDVHKHTLQHNRYPNVFSLGDASSLPTSKTAAAARKQAPVLVHNLLAVMNSQSCDAQYNGYTCCPLITGYQSAMMAEFDYDGNLTPSFPLDPTKERYIMYLAKVHVLPWLYWNRMLAGESFEADVFKPLKKLAGW from the coding sequence GTGAACTCTGCGCAAAATCCATCTTCCACCCCTGGCGCTGCTGGTAAACACCATCAAATCGTGATTGTCGGCGGAGGAGCCGCAGGCATTACCGTTGCGGCGCAACTACTCAAGCAGTCCCGATCGCTGGATGTGGCGATCATTGAACCCTCGGCGAAGCATGATTACCAACCGGGGTGGACTCTTGTAGGGGGTGGCGTTGCGCCCCTGTCCGACTTTGTGCGGGATGAAAAAGCGGTGATCCCTCCTGGTGCAAAGTGGTTGCAAACGGCTGTGGCTAGCTTTGATCCCGCTCAAAATACCCTCACCACGATCGACGGCCAGCAGATTCACTACGATTACCTGGTGGTCTGTCCTGGGATTCAAATCAATTGGCATTTGATTAAAGGACTCAAGGAAGCCCTGGGCAAAGGCGGTGTCACGAGTAACTATTCCAAAGAGTTTGTCCCCTACACCTGGGAAACCATCCAAAATTTCAAAGGGGGCAACGCGATCTTCACCCACCCCGCTACGCCGATTAAATGTGGGGGCGCGCCGCAAAAAATTATGTATATGGCCGACGATGCCTTCAAAAATCGCGGTCTGGGCAGCAAAACTAACGTAACCTTCTGCATTGCTGGCCCCAAAATGTTCCCGATCGCGCCCTACTCGGCAACGTTGGATCAAGTGGTGGCTCGCCGGGGTATCACGCCAAAATTCCTGCATAACCTGAAGGAAATTAAAGCCGATACGAAGGAAGCGGTTTTTGATGTTACCTCTGCCGACGGCGTGCAGGAAGTCACCCTGCCCTACGACATGATCCATGTGACGCCGCCCATGAGTCCCCCCGACTTCATCAAGCAAAGCCCCCTCGCCAACGAAGCAGGCTGGGTCGATGTTCACAAACACACCTTGCAGCACAACCGCTACCCCAACGTCTTTTCCCTAGGGGATGCCTCCTCCCTGCCCACATCTAAGACCGCTGCTGCTGCCCGCAAACAAGCCCCTGTTCTGGTGCATAACCTGTTGGCGGTGATGAATTCCCAGTCCTGCGATGCCCAATACAACGGCTACACCTGCTGTCCGTTGATTACCGGCTACCAATCGGCCATGATGGCGGAATTTGACTACGACGGTAATTTAACTCCGTCCTTCCCCCTCGATCCCACCAAAGAGCGCTACATCATGTATCTAGCCAAGGTGCACGTTCTGCCCTGGCTCTACTGGAACCGCATGTTGGCGGGCGAAAGCTTTGAGGCCGATGTGTTTAAACCGCTGAAAAAGCTGGCGGGTTGGTAA
- a CDS encoding metalloregulator ArsR/SmtB family transcription factor: MAPENLQTLLDFFKVLSDETRLKLLGLLAQRECSVEEMAALLHLKAPTISHHLAKLKSLNLVLLNPEGNTHLYRLNSEQLQLLSRDLLSSEQLKTLAQSVQPEDWETTVLKAFVENDRILTIPAARKKRFVLLKWLVQKIEPDRDYSEKEINAILKQHHEDCATLRRELIGYQLMSRKDGTYRRLPPTEWLQEAGNFN; the protein is encoded by the coding sequence ATGGCCCCTGAGAATCTACAAACCCTCCTGGACTTCTTCAAAGTCCTGAGCGACGAAACGCGACTAAAACTGCTAGGGCTACTGGCCCAGCGTGAATGTAGTGTGGAAGAAATGGCCGCTCTGCTACATCTCAAAGCGCCTACCATCTCCCACCACCTCGCCAAGCTGAAGTCTCTAAACTTGGTGCTGCTGAATCCCGAAGGCAATACCCATCTCTACCGGCTCAACTCCGAACAACTTCAATTGCTCAGCCGTGACCTCCTCTCCTCCGAACAACTCAAAACCCTGGCGCAATCGGTGCAACCAGAGGATTGGGAAACAACGGTACTGAAAGCCTTTGTCGAAAACGATCGCATTCTTACAATTCCAGCAGCCCGCAAAAAGCGGTTTGTCTTGCTGAAATGGTTAGTCCAAAAAATTGAACCCGATCGGGATTATTCCGAAAAAGAAATCAACGCCATCCTCAAGCAGCACCACGAAGACTGCGCTACCCTGCGTCGGGAATTGATTGGCTATCAACTCATGAGCCGCAAAGATGGCACCTACCGCCGTCTTCCCCCTACAGAATGGCTGCAAGAAGCCGGTAACTTTAACTAA
- a CDS encoding pentapeptide repeat-containing protein yields MIALLVGFWLNLAPAQALDYPPPLSYSNADLKGQNFSGQVLRTAEFSNANLEDVNFSAADLRGVVMSASVLTGTNLHAANLGNALMDQVKFKQTDLSDAILTEAILLHSTFEAIDITGADFTDAILDGAQIAKLCQIAAGTNSITGVSTRDSLGCLD; encoded by the coding sequence TTGATCGCGCTCCTGGTAGGATTCTGGTTAAACCTCGCCCCTGCTCAAGCGTTGGACTATCCCCCGCCCCTGTCCTACAGCAACGCGGATTTAAAAGGCCAAAATTTTTCGGGTCAGGTTTTGCGCACGGCAGAGTTTTCCAATGCCAATTTGGAAGATGTCAACTTTAGCGCGGCGGATCTGCGCGGGGTCGTCATGAGTGCATCGGTGTTGACGGGCACCAATCTCCACGCAGCGAACTTAGGCAATGCCTTGATGGATCAGGTGAAGTTTAAGCAAACGGACTTGAGTGATGCCATTCTGACGGAAGCGATTCTCCTGCACTCCACCTTTGAAGCGATCGACATTACAGGGGCCGACTTCACCGATGCCATTTTGGATGGGGCACAGATTGCCAAGCTTTGCCAAATCGCAGCGGGCACCAATTCCATCACCGGGGTTAGTACTAGAGACTCCCTCGGCTGCCTGGATTAG
- a CDS encoding 5-(carboxyamino)imidazole ribonucleotide synthase gives MVNSNPVQQTVPTQVQRVGIIGGGQLAWMMAEAAQKLGIDLIVQTPHPTDPAVTIARESIFAPVADAEATATLAQRCDVITFENEFVDLPKLNRLAQEGVIFRPGLNCLTPLLDKYHQRCFLRHRDLPTPDFSLLPTSPYPLIPNRLPCVLKTRRLGYDGYGTFIVKTEDQFEELIYKIPVDALMLEEFVPFTRELAVMAARSLSGEVVVYPIVETQQENQVCRRVFVPTDLLPRVEQQVHAIAQTILESLQYVGILGIELFLTEDDRVLVNEIAPRTHNSGHYTLDACEVSQFEQQLRAVCGLPLGSPALNCAGAVMVNLLGFESSSGDYAQQRQQLAAIPNAQVHWYGKTESRPGRKLGHVTVRLFQEENLAETSIALAQEIERIWYPDQAPA, from the coding sequence ATGGTGAATTCCAATCCTGTTCAACAAACTGTACCGACTCAAGTACAACGGGTTGGAATCATTGGTGGAGGGCAATTAGCCTGGATGATGGCGGAGGCCGCGCAGAAATTAGGCATTGATCTGATTGTCCAGACGCCCCATCCCACCGATCCTGCTGTTACGATCGCGCGGGAATCGATTTTTGCCCCCGTCGCCGATGCAGAAGCCACAGCAACCTTGGCGCAACGCTGCGATGTGATTACCTTTGAAAACGAGTTTGTCGATCTGCCTAAGTTGAATCGACTAGCGCAGGAGGGCGTTATTTTTCGTCCCGGACTCAATTGCCTAACGCCCTTGCTGGACAAGTACCACCAGCGCTGTTTTCTGCGCCACCGGGACTTGCCGACCCCCGATTTTTCGCTGCTGCCCACTTCTCCCTATCCGCTGATTCCCAACCGCCTGCCCTGTGTGCTGAAAACGCGCCGCCTGGGCTACGACGGCTACGGCACCTTCATCGTTAAGACGGAGGATCAGTTTGAAGAGTTGATCTATAAAATTCCCGTCGATGCCCTGATGCTGGAAGAGTTTGTGCCCTTTACCCGCGAGTTGGCGGTGATGGCGGCCCGATCGCTCAGCGGGGAAGTGGTAGTCTATCCGATCGTGGAAACCCAGCAGGAAAACCAAGTCTGTCGGCGGGTGTTTGTGCCGACGGATCTGTTGCCACGGGTGGAACAGCAAGTCCACGCGATCGCCCAAACCATTCTGGAAAGCTTGCAGTATGTGGGGATCCTGGGGATCGAATTATTTCTGACAGAGGACGATCGGGTCTTGGTGAACGAGATTGCTCCCCGCACCCACAATTCCGGCCATTACACGTTGGATGCCTGCGAAGTCTCCCAGTTTGAACAACAGTTACGCGCGGTCTGTGGCTTGCCCTTGGGCAGTCCGGCGTTGAATTGTGCGGGGGCGGTGATGGTGAATCTGCTGGGCTTTGAAAGCTCCAGTGGTGACTATGCCCAACAACGCCAGCAGCTAGCGGCCATTCCTAACGCCCAGGTACATTGGTACGGCAAAACAGAATCTCGCCCAGGCCGCAAGTTGGGGCATGTTACGGTGCGGCTGTTCCAGGAAGAGAATTTAGCTGAGACCTCGATCGCCCTAGCCCAGGAAATTGAGCGCATTTGGTATCCTGACCAGGCCCCTGCTTGA
- a CDS encoding pitrilysin family protein has protein sequence MNLLSLPIAAPSAVSRVCLDNGLTLIHHQMTATDAIAVDVWVKAGAILEPDDASGMAHFLEHMIFKGSDRLLPGDFDAIIENHGGTTNAATGQDYAHFFLVCGAHALGETLPCLAELLLNAAIPDEEFEREREVVFEEMRQAYDSPDWLGFQALLETVYQRHAYGRSILGTTETLMRMTPERLRQFHRSRYQPEHMTVVITGNLSQAEAIQAVSQAFHTFPTPTPFDPYQPDAEPPIVGIRRQVLQLPQAEQARLMLAWIAPGSQSKRDRWSVKGLDLLSVLLTEGRTSRLVRELREERNLVLDVSAAVSMQQDSSIFTITAWLDPEDLDRVEAIIGDRLSELTHAPITPTELNRAKRLICNDHAFSSESPSQIASLYGYNHTLAELEAALTYPDDIRSFVSGDLCNIASQFLSPYHYAAVIVRPE, from the coding sequence TTGAACCTTTTGTCATTACCGATCGCTGCTCCTAGCGCTGTTTCTCGGGTTTGTTTAGACAACGGTTTGACCCTGATTCACCACCAAATGACTGCGACCGATGCGATCGCAGTGGATGTCTGGGTGAAGGCCGGTGCAATTTTGGAACCCGATGACGCTTCGGGCATGGCGCACTTTCTGGAACACATGATTTTTAAGGGCAGCGATCGCCTTCTGCCTGGAGACTTTGACGCCATTATTGAAAATCACGGTGGTACCACCAACGCCGCCACGGGGCAGGATTATGCTCACTTTTTCCTAGTTTGTGGGGCGCACGCCCTGGGGGAAACCCTGCCCTGCTTGGCGGAACTGCTCCTGAATGCAGCGATCCCCGACGAAGAATTTGAGCGGGAACGGGAGGTCGTATTTGAAGAAATGCGCCAAGCCTACGACAGCCCTGACTGGCTAGGCTTCCAAGCACTTCTGGAAACGGTGTATCAACGCCACGCCTATGGCCGATCGATTCTGGGAACGACGGAAACCTTGATGCGGATGACCCCGGAACGCCTGCGCCAGTTCCATCGATCGCGCTACCAGCCAGAGCATATGACGGTGGTGATCACAGGCAATCTCAGCCAAGCAGAGGCTATCCAAGCCGTCAGCCAAGCTTTCCACACCTTCCCAACGCCCACGCCCTTTGATCCCTACCAGCCCGATGCCGAACCGCCGATCGTGGGGATTCGCCGTCAGGTCTTGCAACTGCCCCAGGCAGAACAGGCGCGGCTGATGCTGGCTTGGATTGCACCGGGATCCCAATCGAAGCGCGATCGCTGGTCGGTGAAAGGTTTGGATCTCCTCTCTGTGCTGTTGACCGAGGGACGCACCTCGCGCCTCGTGCGGGAATTGCGGGAGGAACGCAATCTCGTGCTGGATGTCAGTGCCGCCGTTTCCATGCAGCAGGATTCCAGCATTTTTACGATTACGGCTTGGCTGGATCCCGAAGATTTAGATCGGGTAGAGGCCATCATCGGCGATCGACTCTCGGAGTTGACCCATGCGCCCATTACGCCCACGGAACTGAACCGAGCCAAGCGACTCATTTGTAACGACCACGCCTTTTCCTCGGAGTCGCCCAGCCAAATTGCCAGTCTCTACGGCTACAACCACACCTTGGCAGAACTGGAAGCAGCGCTGACCTATCCCGACGACATCCGATCGTTTGTTTCCGGCGATCTCTGTAATATTGCCAGTCAGTTCCTCTCGCCGTACCACTATGCAGCGGTGATTGTACGCCCGGAGTAG
- a CDS encoding NAD(P)H-quinone oxidoreductase subunit N has product MDFASLASQLNAGVILPEGIVITTLMIVIVGDLIVGRTNSAKWTPYVAIAGLLAAVVALYTTQWNVANPISFLGGFNGDALSVAFRGIVALSAAVTILMSVRYVEQSGTALSEFVTILLTATLGGMFLSGADELVMIFVSLETLSIASYLLTGYTKRDPRSNEAALKYLLIGASSSAIFLYGSSLLYGLSGGQTKLGEIAAHIASADLGSSIGLVIALVFAIAGIAFKIAAVPFHQWTPDVYEGSPTPVVAFLSVGSKAAGFALAIRLLVTAFPLVDEQWRFVMTALAILSMVLGNVVALAQTSMKRLLAYSSIGQAGFIMIGLVIGTNAGYSSMIFYLLAYLFMNLGAFSCVILFSLRTGTDQISEYSGLYQKDPLLTLALSICLLSLGGIPPLVGFFGKLYLFWAGWQAGAYGLVLLGLVTSVISIYYYIRVVKMMVVKEPQEMSEVVKNYPPVTWDLPGMRPLQVGLIISLVATSIAGILSNPLFAFSDAAVAKTPMLQAVTKAKTVAESPVDASATSIAKAPIVSTVAPTVK; this is encoded by the coding sequence ATGGATTTTGCAAGCCTTGCCAGTCAATTGAATGCGGGCGTCATCCTGCCAGAAGGCATCGTCATCACCACGTTGATGATTGTCATTGTTGGCGATCTGATTGTGGGACGGACTAACTCCGCGAAGTGGACGCCCTACGTTGCGATCGCGGGTCTTCTTGCGGCAGTGGTTGCGCTCTACACCACACAGTGGAATGTCGCGAATCCGATTTCTTTCCTGGGTGGCTTTAATGGGGACGCGCTGAGTGTCGCCTTCCGGGGGATCGTTGCCCTTTCGGCAGCGGTGACCATCCTGATGTCTGTGCGCTATGTCGAGCAGTCGGGAACGGCGTTGTCAGAGTTTGTCACCATCCTACTCACCGCGACGCTGGGGGGGATGTTTCTCTCGGGCGCAGATGAGTTAGTCATGATTTTTGTCTCGTTGGAGACGTTGAGTATTGCCTCTTATTTGTTGACGGGATACACCAAACGCGATCCCCGATCGAACGAAGCGGCGCTGAAATATTTGCTGATTGGGGCCTCCAGTTCGGCGATTTTCCTCTACGGGTCTTCGCTGCTCTATGGTTTGTCCGGTGGGCAAACCAAGCTGGGCGAGATTGCGGCTCACATTGCCAGTGCGGATCTGGGATCGTCGATCGGTCTGGTGATTGCCCTGGTGTTTGCGATCGCGGGTATCGCCTTCAAGATCGCGGCGGTGCCGTTCCACCAGTGGACGCCGGATGTTTACGAAGGATCGCCGACGCCAGTGGTCGCCTTCCTGTCCGTGGGGTCTAAGGCCGCCGGGTTTGCCCTGGCAATCCGCTTGTTGGTGACGGCCTTCCCCCTAGTGGATGAACAATGGCGCTTTGTCATGACCGCTTTGGCGATTTTGAGTATGGTACTGGGCAACGTGGTCGCCCTGGCGCAAACCAGCATGAAGCGACTGCTGGCCTACTCGTCGATCGGTCAAGCGGGTTTCATCATGATCGGGTTGGTGATTGGCACCAATGCAGGCTACTCCAGCATGATTTTCTACCTGCTGGCTTACCTGTTCATGAACCTAGGCGCTTTCAGTTGTGTGATTCTCTTCTCGCTGCGTACAGGGACGGATCAGATTAGTGAGTACTCCGGTCTGTATCAAAAGGATCCGCTGTTGACCTTGGCGTTGTCGATTTGTCTGCTGTCCTTAGGTGGCATTCCGCCGCTGGTGGGCTTCTTTGGGAAGTTGTACCTGTTCTGGGCGGGTTGGCAAGCGGGAGCCTATGGCTTAGTGCTGCTGGGCTTGGTCACGAGTGTGATCTCCATCTACTACTACATCCGTGTGGTCAAGATGATGGTGGTCAAGGAACCCCAGGAAATGTCGGAAGTGGTGAAGAATTACCCGCCGGTGACTTGGGATCTGCCAGGAATGCGTCCGCTGCAAGTGGGGCTGATTATTTCCCTGGTAGCGACTTCGATCGCGGGGATTCTGTCCAATCCGTTGTTTGCCTTCTCCGATGCTGCTGTGGCAAAGACACCGATGTTGCAAGCGGTGACCAAGGCAAAGACCGTAGCGGAATCTCCCGTAGATGCGTCGGCGACGTCGATCGCGAAAGCGCCGATCGTCAGTACAGTCGCTCCTACGGTGAAGTAA